A region from the Kryptolebias marmoratus isolate JLee-2015 linkage group LG9, ASM164957v2, whole genome shotgun sequence genome encodes:
- the spon2a gene encoding spondin-2a, with protein MRKYNKGEKEGRRRDVLEGDKGSPQRGRQVDKAARVPAERHRETQRGEVTGLCPPCDRAAASLSLKTDPTQMMPSAHLSCGWLRKLLVVLVKFCLASAGPPRPLNETGCAARTPASYVLVFTGHWSPQAFPKQYPLFRPPAQWSKLIAVSHNRHFRLWEEGAPASPGVQSFAELGVTVELMRAAKEARKKRSVGAMHRTAGIPNGIGHSSTEVVVQPRSSLLSLMVKVIPSPDWFVGVDSLNLCEGSHWKQEVTVDLQPYDAGTDSGFTFSSPNFPTSPAENITQITSQMPNHPANSFYYPRLKELPPIASVRITRQRRFPDGQNAVSNHILPNSIIPQRFSATPLDCEVSLWSSWGLCLGPCSRGGVRHRTRYILLRPANAGVPCPELEEQAECVPHSCMKKRQ; from the exons ATGAGGAAATACAATAAGGGGGAGAaagaagggaggaggagagacgtTTTGGAAGGAGATAAAGGCAGCCCACAGAGGGGCAGACAGGTCGATAAGGCTGCTCGGgttccagcagagagacacagagagacgCAAAGGGGAGAAGTGACAGGGCTGTGTCCTCCCTGTGATcgtgctgctgcttctctgtcACTGAAGACTGATCCAACACAG ATGATGCCATCTGCGCACCTGAGCTGCGGCTGGCTGCGAAAGCTGCTCGTCGTGCTCGTGAAGTTCTGCCTCGCCTCTGCCGGGCCTCCGCGGCCGCTCAACGAGACGGGTTGCGCGGCCAGGACGCCGGCGTCCTACGTCCTCGTCTTCACGGGCCACTGGAGCCCTCAGGCCTTTCCAAAGCAGTACCCGCTGTTCCGACCCCCTGCGCAGTGGTCCAAACTGATCG cGGTCAGCCATAATCGTCATTTTCGGCTGTGGGAGGAGGGCGCTCCAGCCAGTCCCGGGGTGCAGAGCTTCGCCGAACTCGGGGTGACGGTGGAGCTGATGCGGGCGGCCAAGGAGGCCAGGAAAAAACGCTCGGTGGGCGCCATGCACCGGACGGCCGGTATTCCCAACGGCATCGGGCACAGCTCCACGGAGGTGGTCGTCCAGCCGCGGAGCTCACTG CTGTCCCTGATGGTGAAGGTGATCCCCAGCCCTGACTGGTTTGTTGGTGTCGATAGTCTGAATCTCTGCGAGGGGAGCCACTGGAAACAGGAGGTGACAGTCGACCTGCAGCCTTACGATGCAGGAACAGACAGTGGATTCACGTTCTCCTCGCCGAACTTCCCCACCAGCCCCGCGGAAAACATCACACAG ATCACGTCTCAGATGCCAAACCACCCGGCCAACTCCTTCTACTACCCTCGACTAAAGGAGCTCCCACCCATCGCCAGCGTCAGGATTACCCGACAGCGTAGATTCCCCGACGGTCAAAACGCCGTGTCCAATCACATCCTGCCCAACTCCATCATTCCTCAGCGCTTCTCTG CAACCCCCCTGGACTGTGAAGTCTCTCTCTGGTCCTCTTGGGGCCTGTGTTTGGGCCCCTGCTCCAGAGGAGGTGTCCGCCATCGCACACGCTACATCCTGTTGCGGCCGGCGAACGCTGGCGTCCCCTGTCCTGAGCTGGAGGAACAAGCTGAATGTGTACCTCACAGCTGCATGAAGAAGCGCCAGTAA
- the LOC108240571 gene encoding uncharacterized protein LOC108240571, whose protein sequence is MRGELQSSRQITMTQAVQANSTGAAERIKICEDWVSTCTALNILLSISDYPSMRRFLRDRVVNGGAIPGFHQLQEKYLDAVYQKEKEALKIQFDKKPVAVIFDETPDVDGRCVLNILIAPLEKDDSGRILAYLVDTVFLEDCNHSTVSVAVVQCLHEYSICNENVIVFDIDNAAYMKKAYKASLQTLFPNSIHITCMAHIMNLIGDLFRRPFEQLNSFMLSFSQMFDQAGSRERRYLQFMAKKVPPGKKATLAPNPCATRWNSWFSAVQYHSEHFQLYTEFIEMEINVCGKSAPQSVERLNEMLHQTDVAQKLQVQINIMADKCKVILRLLDIFQSRCPATTKLFNYLEDLQMNFDANKTLQYEACAQYFVDHDLPLGTKREILNTVEQAYNNAEDKLAKYMSHGQPGINFFKEVRVFNPRHIAFMSSTVSSYTAIPGFSAVPQEEMDTYFT, encoded by the exons ATGCGAGGAGAGCTGCAATCTAGTCGACAAATCACCATGACACAGGCTGTTCAGGCAAACTCGACAGGAGCTGCTGAACGaattaag ATTTGTGAAGATTGGGTCTCTACCTGCACGGCACTGAACATCCTACTATCCATAAGTGACTATCCCTCTATGAGAAGATTCCTTAGAGATAGAGTAGTCAATGGAGGAGCCATACCTGGTTTTCATCAACTTCAAGAGAAGTACTTGGATGCAGTAtaccagaaagaaaaagaagctttgAAGATTCAGTTTGACAAGAAACCAGTTGCAGTTATTTTTGATGAAACACCTGACGTAGACGGGAGATGTGTCCTTAACATTCTGATTGCACCACTTGAAAAAGATGACTCTGGGAGGATTTTGGCCTATCTTGTGGACACTGTTTTTTTGGAAGACTGCAATCATTCCACAGTTTCCGTGGCTGTGGTCCAGTGTCTGCATGAGTACTCAATATGTAACGAAAATGTTATAGTATTCGACATAGACAATGCAGCCTACATGAAGAAGGCATACAAAGCCTCTTTGCAGACACTATTTCCAAATTCCATACACATTACTTGTATGGCACACATCATGAATCTAATTGGTGACTTGTTCAGGAGACCTTTCGAACAGCTCAATTCATTCATGCTGagtttttcacaaatgtttgacCAAGCTGGCTCACGTGAAAGAAGATACCTTCAGTTCATGGCAAAGAAAGTACCCCCAGGAAAGAAGGCAACACTGGCTCCAAATCCATGTGCAACAAGGTGGAACTCATGGTTCAGTGCAGTACAGTACCACTCTGAACACTTCCAACTGTACACAGAGTTCATCGAGATGGAAATAAAC GTCTGTGGCAAAAGCGCCCCACAGTCAGTGGAAAGACTGAATGAAATGCTGCACCAAACAGATGTCGCTCAGAAACTCCAAGTCCAAATCAACATTATGGCTGACAAATGCAAAGTGATTCTTCGGCTTCTCGACATCTTTCAGAGTAGATGCCCTGCAACTACCAAACTCTTCAACTACCTTGAGGATCTCCAGATGAACTTTGATGCAAACAAAACACTACAGTATGAAGCATGCGCACAGTACTTCGTGGATCATGACCTACCTTTAGGtacaaaaagagaaatactGAACACAGTGGAGCAGGCCTACAACAATGCAGAAGACAAACTTGCCAAATATATGTCACATGGGCAACCTGGCATTAACTTTTTCAAAGAGGTCAGGGTGTTTAATCCTCGTCACATAGCCTTCATGAGCAGCACCGTTTCTAGCTACACAGCCATCCCAGGCTTCAGTGCTGTCCCTCAAGAAGAGATGGATACCTACTTTACCTAG